From Spirochaetota bacterium:
ATGCGGCGCCGGAATACCGGCGTATCGATGCGAAGGAGGTGGGGATTGCGCTTTTCGGCCCGTACGTGCTTGCGGTCGAGCTTTCCGCGATGCTCCTCCTCGCGGGGATCGTCGGGGCGTACCACCTGGGCCGTCACCGCAGGAAATCGTACCACCGCTTCTACGGGGAGGACATCTGATGAACACGGTACCCTTCTCGCACCTGCTCATACTCGCGGGGACGCTCTTCGCCCTGGGGCTCCTGGGACTCCTCGCGCGCAGGAACGTCCTGTTCATGCTCATGTCCATCGAGATAATGCTGAACGCCGCGGGGCTCGCCTTCGTGGCCGGGGGCGCGCGATGGGGACAGGCCGACGGGCAGGCGATGTTCATCTTCATTCTTACGATGGCTGCGGCCGAGGTCTCGGTGGGGCTTGCGCTCATACTTCAAGTGTACCGTCACTTCAAGACCGTGGATGCCGACGCCGCGGGGACGATGCGAGGATAACATGCACGAGCTTATCTGGATAATCCCGGCGCTCCCCTTCGCCGGATTCGCGCTACTGGCCCTCTCCTGGAAGAGGCTCCCGCGCGGCCTATGCGCAGCGATAGGCTCCGGGAGCGTAGGGCTCTCGGCGCTGGGGGTTCTCGCGCTTGCGCCCGGCTTTGTCGCGTCGGGCGGGGAGGGGGCGATCACGCGCGTCCTCTGGAACTGGCTCTCGGTAACGGGATTCAGCGCGACGGTGTCATTGCGGGTGGACGCGCTCTCGCTCGCCTTCATGTTCATCATCACCTTCGTGGGCTTCCTCATCCACGTCTACTCCGCCGAATTCATCCGCGACGATGAGGGACACGGGCGCTTCTTCGCGTACCTGAACCTCTTCGTGGGATCCATGCTCGTCCTCGTGATGGCCGACGACCTGATGCTCCTCTACCTGGGATGGGAGGGGGTGGGGCTGTGCAGCTACCTTCTCATAGGGTTCTGGTACCGTGAATCGGCGAACGGCGCGGCGGCGCGAAAGGCGTTTCTCATAACGCGCATCGGCGATACGGCGATGATCGGCGCGCTCTTCATCTTCGTGACGAGCTTCTCGACCCTGAACATCCAGGAGATACTCGGCAGGGCCGCGGCGGAATGGACGGGCGTTCCCACGATCGCGGTCATCGCGGCCTTCCTCCTGCTGGGGGGCGCCGTGGGGAAATCGGCGCAGCTTCCCTTGCAGACGTGGCTTCCCGACGCGATGGCGGGCCCGTCCCCCGTGTCCGCGCTCATCCACGCGGCGACCATGGTGACCGCGGGCGTGTACCTCGTGGCCCGCACCCATACCATCTTCGAGCTCGCGCCGCAGGCGCAGGCGGCCGTCGCGTGTATCGGCGCAGCCACCCTTCTCCTCGCGGGATTTTCCGCGATGGCGCAGACGGACTTCAAGCGCATCCTCGCGTATTCCACGATAAGCCAGATCGGCTACATGTTCCTCGCGCTGGGCGTGGGGGCGTGGTCCGCCGCGGTCTTCCATTTCATGATGCACGCGTTCTTCAAGGCGCTCCTCTTCCTGGGCGCGGGCGCGGTCATCGTCGCGATGCACGAGGAGCACGACATCTTCAAGATGGGCGGGCTCCGGAAATCCATGCCCGTCGTGTTCTGGACTTTTCTCGCGGGTGCGTCCTCGCTCGCCGCGCTCCCGTTCGTCACCGACGGATTCTACAGCAAGGACCTCATTCTATTGTACGCGTGGGCGGGACCGGGCGGCTCCCCCTGGCTCTGGGGCGCGGGAATCCTGGGCGCGTTCGTCACCGCGGCATACACCTTCCGGATGGTGTTCACGGTGTTCTTTGGCGACGAGAAAAAAAAGCCGCGTTATGCGCCAGGCCTGCTCATGCTCGTTCCGCTTTCGGTGCTGGGTGTCCTCTCGCTCGTCGCCGGGTTCGTCGAGCTTCCCGAATCGATGGGCGAAATTCATTTGGTGTCCGATACTCTCTCGCACGCGCTTCCCGCGACGCCGCCCGCGGCGCTCGACCCCGCAACGGGCCACCTGCTCGAGGCCGCGGCCGTCGCCGCGACCCTTGCGGGAATTGCGCTCGCGTGGCTCCTCTACCTGCGCTTCCCCGGCGCGGTGACGAAACTCGTGTCCACGCGCGTCGGCGCTGTCTGTCGAAAATTCTTCCTTGCGGGCTGGGGGTTCGACGCGCTCTACGATTTCCTCATCGTGGGGCCGTTTGAGAAGCTCGCCCGCGTCAATAAAAACGACGTTCTCGATCTGATATACACGGGCGCCGCCGGGCTATCGATGCGCGCGGGCGCGCTCCTCTCGCTCTTCCAGAATGGGCGCCTGCGCCGTTATGCGCTATGGATAGCCGCGGGCGCGATACTATTCCTGGGCATGGTGATTGCGGTATGATGCTTCCGGCCCTCATCTTGGTACTTTTTGGCGGCGGGGCGCTCGCCTTCGCCGCGGGCCGCGCGGGCGCGGCCTTCTCGCGCTGGGTGGCCGTGTTCGCTATCGCGGCCGACATGGCGCTCCTCGCGCTCGCCTGGACGGGCGCGCTTCCCGCCGGGGGGCCCGTGCACGCCATGTGGCTCGCGGAGTATTCCGTTCCGTGGATCGCGCGCTTCGGCATAAGCCTGCACCTTGCCGCCGACGGGCTCGCCTTCCTCATGGTCGCCCTCACGCTCTTTACGGGGCTCGCCGCGATCGCCGCCTCCTGGACCGAGATCACGGAGCGCGCCGGATTCTTCCATTTCAATATCATGGTGACGCTTGCGGGGATCACGGGCGTCTTCCTTTCCGCCGATCTCTTCCTCTTCTACTTC
This genomic window contains:
- the nuoK gene encoding NADH-quinone oxidoreductase subunit NuoK, which encodes MNTVPFSHLLILAGTLFALGLLGLLARRNVLFMLMSIEIMLNAAGLAFVAGGARWGQADGQAMFIFILTMAAAEVSVGLALILQVYRHFKTVDADAAGTMRG
- a CDS encoding NADH-quinone oxidoreductase subunit L encodes the protein MHELIWIIPALPFAGFALLALSWKRLPRGLCAAIGSGSVGLSALGVLALAPGFVASGGEGAITRVLWNWLSVTGFSATVSLRVDALSLAFMFIITFVGFLIHVYSAEFIRDDEGHGRFFAYLNLFVGSMLVLVMADDLMLLYLGWEGVGLCSYLLIGFWYRESANGAAARKAFLITRIGDTAMIGALFIFVTSFSTLNIQEILGRAAAEWTGVPTIAVIAAFLLLGGAVGKSAQLPLQTWLPDAMAGPSPVSALIHAATMVTAGVYLVARTHTIFELAPQAQAAVACIGAATLLLAGFSAMAQTDFKRILAYSTISQIGYMFLALGVGAWSAAVFHFMMHAFFKALLFLGAGAVIVAMHEEHDIFKMGGLRKSMPVVFWTFLAGASSLAALPFVTDGFYSKDLILLYAWAGPGGSPWLWGAGILGAFVTAAYTFRMVFTVFFGDEKKKPRYAPGLLMLVPLSVLGVLSLVAGFVELPESMGEIHLVSDTLSHALPATPPAALDPATGHLLEAAAVAATLAGIALAWLLYLRFPGAVTKLVSTRVGAVCRKFFLAGWGFDALYDFLIVGPFEKLARVNKNDVLDLIYTGAAGLSMRAGALLSLFQNGRLRRYALWIAAGAILFLGMVIAV